The genome window CCTGATTGGTTAAAAATAAAACTACGTGGCGGTCAAGATTTAAATAGTGTGCATAGGATTTTAGATGTGCTTTCATTAAATACAGTATGCCGAGAAGCTAAATGTCCAAATCTTATGGAATGTTTCAGTAAAAAACCGCAACGTTCATGATTTTAGGAAAAAACTGTACTAGAAATTATAAATTTTGCAATGTAATTAAAGCACCAGTAGAATCTATAAATCCTAAGGAACCTATAAATATTGCTGATGCTGTTAAAAAGTTAGGTCTTAAATATGTAGTAATAACTTCAGTAACTAGAGATGATTTAACTGATGGAGGCGCAGACCATTTTACAAAAGCTATAAATAGTATTAAAAATGTAGATAAGAATATAATTATAGAAATACTTATTACTGATTTTCAAGGAAATAACGAAGCTTTAACTAAAGTTGTAAAAACTAAACCAAAGGTAATAAATCATAATGTAGAAACAATTCCAAGCTTATACTCTAAAGTAAGACCTATGGCAATGTATGAACGTT of Tissierellales bacterium contains these proteins:
- a CDS encoding lipoyl synthase, which codes for MILGKNCTRNYKFCNVIKAPVESINPKEPINIADAVKKLGLKYVVITSVTRDDLTDGGADHFTKAINSIKNVDKNIIIEILITDFQGNNEALTKVVKTKPKVINHNVETIPSLYSKVRPMAMYERSLEVLKNIKEMGKSILTKSVIMVGLGEKEE